Proteins from a genomic interval of Helicoverpa zea isolate HzStark_Cry1AcR chromosome 31, ilHelZeax1.1, whole genome shotgun sequence:
- the LOC124645462 gene encoding BTB/POZ domain-containing protein Tiwaz yields MQNVKPGSPQPDETPMESKHIMGIPRVAHTTKYNAPVHIDVGGTLYTSSLETLTTYPESRLGKMFNGQIPIVLDTLKQHYFIDRDGGMFRYILNFLRNKKLLLPSDFSHFDLLIHEARYFELDKMVFALTKVKNECQESTHDRDWLSRATERLHRETERLMQERVPFNLQHWS; encoded by the exons atgCAGAACGTGAAGCCAGGTAGCCCCCAGCCTGACGAGACGCCGATGGAGTCCAAGCATATCATGGGCATACCCAGAGTGGCCCACACCACCAAGTACAATGCACCCGTGCATATTGACGTAGGGGGTACCCTCTACACATCGTCCTTGGAAACTCTTACCAC CTACCCGGAGTCGCGGCTGGGCAAGATGTTCAACGGGCAGATCCCGATCGTGCTGGACACGCTCAAGCAGCACTACTTCATCGACCGCGACGGCGGCATGTTCCGCTACATCCTGAACTTCCTGCGCAACAAGAAGCTGCTGCTGCCCTCCGACTTCTCGCACTTCGACCTGCTGATTCACGAGGCGCGCTACTTCGAGCTTGACA AAATGGTGTTTGCTCTGACCAAAGTGAAGAACGAGTGCCAAGAGTCGACGCATGACCGTGATTGGCTGAGCCGGGCCACGGAGCGCCTACACCGTGAGACCGAGCGGCTGATGCAAGAGAGAGTCCCCTTCAACCTTCAACATTGGTCCTGA